One region of Diabrotica undecimpunctata isolate CICGRU chromosome 6, icDiaUnde3, whole genome shotgun sequence genomic DNA includes:
- the LOC140443958 gene encoding uncharacterized protein, giving the protein MGDQVDFATRFHNLDGDLKGERSKSLFKLLKTTIFENEAQLENVLKSLKPKSYQENLFYIDTLIYYKRSNDLIEILKGGNDVYISKILKQVWFFQNIFDDIEAETFVTEFLPHLSYAVKKKFLKRVSNHWNEQKIDSLFEALQKKYGLPLAVMILHKCSPTKIKTVIIVEYDLKLNSNQVLNIYNKSEELFMFYLKHYFNSNKGKYNDEKVLKHIATKNPKLLLKLQREENILIYGIGKRTSKNIFNVANDDIIKDTDYYLRFLKNSIVIRKLGKNFETLFKNLFPNTLNSVSIYCRSCMLLTYYPKNRRWNLFNQTFIEKFNGRDLKDLLLNFNSMMKLNPPKEIIELWAEVNYKEQKGDYNNFLKYYPPSKAIPILKEKVNVTSDINGRLSLVRLMIEACSNSKDLDSLVEVLKYVCFRHRNEETTFRKQVLGSVRNNFNLEDLNENHWKYIDEQIHILRIQKKLYLKENGDFIEKHLEYLVKNGKDYKSLLIDYFKDMVIEGHSIHYSYKDLSLRKRLYIEMIELLDDVIKSVQGNTDNKHFKLDFLQTILKFCQENPEYCIKIADFPVFVQLIHESFSKNSNFDNQIIVNVILYNVKFPQYAVEYNRDIFQLMREAIEENKSLGPFGTLFSKILFTKDRDDFANKLLKFYCENFFERFPDSSIIGWFLKNEPKVLLPYIAIVALNTKCVDRYKMYKLIKHYSHLGFDKAVSDYLIARLDSGNIDISRLILIKISILLSTDDFITFVSERYLPKKDKLDLMDDEMRKIYQTQCDVAKLLGYVNEPYKMLPTIMKFCRGDYLQSVLPSLQKSFYRSPERILYSYVEALSKQAVSARKHAIFFSCEVLDKQHALHVLTNTKESNVSSLKYLFSATLKYFLKNPSEELLDKVIESMNNIDVNDKETLDSLKDVTIPVKYRAQYIEKCWKYFEGLKSKDVKITDYLNSFLNHMSADILSILSVSFTTHIINRYFPVVDERLDDIDDFVVRVLRTRIPERNRNFQIVFDMLSKFLNTMRISFFKSFIDSINNEPDQQFLAMFAENWYKNFSLIDSFDEHIILNLISFKLENSSVDDLATKTVNYLEQLIAEFGYHCFDRFNDKFKSAFNYLYVVEEYSLYLAILKYKATPTTCSLVLNNVIDMSDDDDEKLRNIFNEIINIIKNVETPIVRVNLKSFLDDNQVNQFVAKKRKGAKRFRRC; this is encoded by the exons ATGGGTGATCAGGTGGACTTTGCAACAAGATTTCATAATCTTGATGGGGATTTAAAAGGGGAAAGATCAAAAAGTCTTTTTaagttattaaaaacaacaatttttgaaaatgaaGCACAATTAGAAAATGTCTTAAAAAGTCTAAAACCTAAATCTTACCAAGAAAACTTGTTTTATATTGAcactttaatttattataaaagatCCAATGACCTTATTGAAATTCTCAAAGGAGGAAATGATGTTTACATAAGTAAAATTTTGAAGCAAGTTTGGTTTTTCCAGAATATATTTGATGATATAGAAGCTGAAACATTTGTAACAGAATTCTTGCCACATTTATCATATGCTGTTAAAAAGAAGTTTCTAAAAAGGGTTTCAAATCATTGGAATGAACAAAAGATAGATTCACTCTTTGAAGCTCTTCAAAAGAA GTATGGTTTACCACTAGCAGTGATGATCTTACACAAATGTAGTCCTACTAAAATCAAAACTGTAATAATTGTAGAATATGATTTAAAGTTAAATTCGAATCAAGTActtaatatatacaataaaagtGAAGAGCTGTTTATGTTTTATTTGAAGCACTATTTCAATAGCAATAAAGGAAAATATAATGACGAAAAAGTTCTAAAGCACATAGCCACAAAGAACCCGAAACTTCTGTTGAAACTTCAAAGAGAGGAAAACATTTTGATATATGGAATTGGCAAAAGAACttctaaaaacatttttaatgtgGCTAATGATGACATAATAAAAGATACCGATTATTAcctaagatttttaaaaaactcCATAGTGATTCGGAAATTAGGTAAAAATTttgaaactttatttaaaaatctgTTTCCTAATACGCTCAATAGTGTAAGTATATACTGTAGGAGCTGCATGTTATTAACCTATTATCCTAAAAACAGAAGGTGGAATTTATTTAATCAAACTTTTATCGAAAAATTCAATGGCCGAGATTTAAAAGATCTCTTGCTGAATTTTAATTCAATGATGAAGCTAAATCCACCCAAAGAAATTATTGAGCTATGGGCTGAAGTTAATTACAAAGAACAAAAGGGAGATTACAATAACTTTCTTAAATATTACCCACCATCAAAAGCAATACCGATCCTTAAAGAAAAAGTTAATGTCACTTCTGATATAAACGGTAGACTGTCTTTGGTGCGCCTAATGATAGAAGCATGTAGCAACAGTAAAGATTTGGATTCGCTGGTGGAAGTTTTGAAATATGTCTGTTTCAG aCATAGAAACGAAGAGACGACTTTTCGCAAACAAGTGTTGGGTTCAGTAAGAAATAATTTCAATTTAGAAGATTTAAATGAAAACCACTGGAAATATATCGACGAGCAAATCCATATTTTAAGAATTCAGAAGAAATTGTACCTTAAGGAAAATGgagattttattgaaaaacatttggaaTACTTAGTTAAGAATGGTAAAGATTACAAATCGTTGCTTATTGACTATTTTAAAGACATGGTTATAGAAGGCCATAGTATACATTACAGTTATAAGGATTTATCGCTAAGGAAACGACTTTATATAGAAATGATTGAACTCTTAGATGATGTTATTAAGAGTGTACAGGGTAATACggataataaacattttaaactagaTTTTCTCCAAACAATTTTAAAGTTTTGTCAGGAAAATCCCGAATACTGTATTAAGATTGCAGATTTTCCTGTATTTGTGCAGTTAATACATGAAAGTTTTAGTAAAAATTCTAATTTCGATAATCAAATAATagtaaatgttattttatataatgtAAAATTCCCTCAATATGCTGTAGAGTACAATAGAGATATCTTTCAATTAATGCGAGAAGCGATAGAGGAAAATAAATCTTTGGGTCCGTTTGGTACACTCTTTAGTAAAATACTTTTTACTAAAGACCGAGATGATTTCGCAAACAAATTGTTAAAGTTTTATTGTGAAAATTTCTTTGAGAGATTTCCGGATTCTTCTATTATCGGCTGGTTTTTAAAAAATGAACCGAAAGTTTTATTGCCTTATATTGCAATAGTAGCACTAAATACCAAGTGCGTAGACCGTTATAAAATGTATAAACTAATTAAACATTATTCGCATTTAGGATTTGATAAAGCAGTGAGCGATTATCTGATAGCTCGATTGGATAGTGGTAACATCGATATATCaagattaatattaattaaaatatctaTCCTACTTTCTACTGATGATTTTATAACTTTTGTTTCTGAAAGATATTTACCCAAAAAGGACAAACTTGATCTAATGGATGATGAGATGCGTAAAATATATCAAACTCAGTGTGACGTAGCGAAACTACTTGGCTACGTTAATGAACCTTACAAAATGCTTCCCACAATAATGAAATTTTGCAGAGGAGACTATTTACAATCGGTTTTACCATCATTGCAGAAAAGTTTCTATAGATCTCCAGAGAGAATACTTTACTCGTACGTAGAAGCTTTGTCCAAACAAGCAGTCTCTGCGAGGAAACACGCCATATTCTTTAGCTGTGAAGTTCTGGATAAACAACACGCCTTGCATGTATTAACAAATACAAAAGAAAGCAATGTTTCGAGTTTAAAATATCTATTTTCAGCAactttaaagtattttttaaagaaTCCGTCTGAAGAGCTACTGGATAAAGTTATCGAGAGCATGAATAATATTGATGTTAACGATAAAGAAACTTTGGATAGTTTGAAGGACGTTACTATACCTGTCAAATATAGAGCACAATATATCGAAAAATGTTGGAAGTACTTTGAAGGATTGAAATCGaaagatgttaaaataactgattaTTTGAATTCATTTCTAAATCACATGTCTGCAGATATATTGTCAATACTGTCTGTGTCATTCACAACCCATATTATCAATCGTTACTTCCCCGTTGTAGACGAACGTCTTGATGATATCGATGATTTTGTGGTACGTGTGTTACGAACTCGTATACCGGAAAGAAACAGGAACTTCCAAATTGTGTTTGATATGTTGTCTAAATTTTTAAATACCATGagaatttcattttttaaatctttcatcGATAGTATTAACAATGAACCCGACCAACAATTCCTAGCTATGTTCGCCGAAAATTGGTATAAAAACTTCAGTTTGATCGACAGTTTCGATGAGCATATAATTCTGAACTTGATCTCATTTAAATTGGAAAATTCTTCTGTCGACGATTTAGCCACCAAAACAGTAAATTACTTAGAACAACTAATCGCGGAATTCGGATATCATTGCTTTGACCGTTTCAACGACAAGTTTAAAAGTGCCTTTAATTACCTCTACGTGGTGGAAGAATATTCGTTATATTTGGCTATTTTGAAATATAAGGCAACTCCAACTACCTGTTCTTTGGTACTAAACAATGTAATCGATATGAGtgatgatgacgatgaaaaaCTTAGAAATATATTCAATGAAAttattaacattattaaaaatgttGAAACACCAATTGTTCGAGTTAATTTAAAATCGTTTCTTGATGACAACCAAGTGAATCAGTTTGTAGCCAAAAAGCGCAAGGGTGCAAAACGGTTCCGTCGTTGTTAA